A DNA window from Mycoplasmopsis pullorum contains the following coding sequences:
- a CDS encoding ribonuclease HII — protein MLEINYDIDYWKENNHILGLDEAGRGAWAGPIVVAGVVLPKNYQNDLIDDSKKLSPQQRDKVFDQITKDALEIVVEFVESHLVDQLNPKTASIQAMETIFRKIKNHKIDLIVTDFEKLKNVTANQINLKKGDQCSISVAAASIIAKVTRDRHMQNLEKKYPKYTFGTHKGYGTKKHQQEITENGILNEHRKSYKPIQKYLEIDKE, from the coding sequence ATGCTCGAAATTAATTATGATATAGACTACTGAAAAGAAAATAACCACATTCTGGGACTTGATGAGGCAGGAAGGGGAGCTTGAGCTGGTCCAATAGTGGTAGCAGGAGTGGTCTTACCAAAAAATTATCAAAATGACTTAATTGATGATTCTAAAAAATTAAGTCCCCAACAACGTGATAAAGTGTTTGATCAAATCACAAAAGATGCTTTAGAAATCGTTGTTGAATTTGTTGAATCCCATCTGGTCGATCAACTTAATCCCAAAACTGCATCAATTCAAGCGATGGAGACTATTTTTAGAAAAATTAAAAATCATAAAATTGATTTAATAGTTACTGATTTTGAAAAATTGAAAAATGTTACTGCAAATCAAATTAACTTGAAAAAAGGTGATCAATGTTCCATTTCAGTTGCTGCTGCAAGTATCATTGCAAAAGTCACTCGGGACCGACACATGCAAAATTTAGAAAAAAAGTATCCTAAATATACCTTCGGAACACATAAGGGATACGGTACGAAAAAACATCAGCAAGAAATAACAGAGAACGGTATTTTAAACGAGCATCGAAAAAGTTATAAACCAATCCAGAAATATTTAGAAATAGATAAGGAATAA
- a CDS encoding pseudouridine synthase, producing the protein MNERLQKLLSQAGIASRREAENIIKAGRVKVNGKVAQLGDKASFKDQILVDSKPIAREEKVYFVLNKPKNTICTLKDNFDRTLVTDLIDTPYKIFPVGRLDYDTTGVLLLTNDGDLSNKLTHPRYEIIRRYRVRLNTPLSDKELKLINQPVPVNGTESIQSVYKLDTKSYLVSLTVGTYHHVKELFNYFDKTVVSLKRVEYAGITVEKIPEGEYRRLTIKEVKMLKLLTRTQDEKLKKKMN; encoded by the coding sequence ATGAATGAAAGATTACAAAAACTGCTCTCACAAGCAGGAATTGCTTCACGACGTGAAGCTGAAAATATTATTAAAGCTGGACGTGTAAAGGTTAATGGAAAAGTTGCACAACTAGGGGACAAAGCAAGTTTTAAGGATCAAATTTTAGTTGATAGCAAACCGATTGCACGTGAAGAAAAAGTATATTTTGTTCTTAATAAACCTAAAAACACAATTTGTACACTCAAAGACAATTTTGATCGTACATTAGTTACTGATTTAATTGATACTCCTTATAAAATTTTTCCGGTTGGTCGTTTAGATTATGATACAACTGGAGTACTATTGCTAACTAATGATGGCGATTTATCAAACAAACTAACACATCCTAGATATGAAATAATTCGTAGATATAGAGTTCGTTTAAATACTCCGCTAAGTGACAAAGAGCTTAAATTAATTAATCAACCTGTCCCAGTCAATGGTACCGAATCAATCCAAAGTGTCTACAAACTAGACACCAAATCTTATTTGGTATCTTTAACTGTCGGGACTTATCACCATGTTAAAGAATTGTTCAATTATTTTGACAAGACTGTTGTTTCACTAAAACGTGTTGAGTATGCTGGTATAACTGTTGAAAAAATACCTGAAGGTGAGTATCGTCGTTTAACGATTAAAGAAGTAAAAATGTTAAAACTTCTAACAAGGACACAAGATGAAAAATTGAAAAAGAAAATGAATTAG
- the aspS gene encoding aspartate--tRNA ligase has product MNKSINNNQLRLTNIGETVTLYGWVANKRKFGELNFVDLRDRYGVTQLVFKEQIHFSKESVLEVTGLVAERKDKNPNLNTGDIEVIVQEYKVLSTANELPFSIRDDIEVKEDLRLKYRFLDLRRPIMQKGIILKNQIFQGMREFLQSNDFLELETPILAKATPEGARDFLVPTRNYDQFWALPQSPQLFKQLLMVSGFERYYQFARCFRDEDSRKDRQPEFTQLDIEVSFLSVEKFQEIIEKMFQHFMRKIGIEIQIPFQRLNFDDCIRLYGSDKPDLRFDKTIDDIDFFCANSDFNIIKDKPSKRLLHIDEIISKSEFKKLEEIAKKNKVKSLFYFTYDQQIQSTNFANKVPEAVEELLKSKNYQSGTYLIVADKYENASQALGALRVELNSWYNWARDEYNFSWIVNWPMFEYDEENDSWQAAHHPFTQFDNTLEELETLPREKIRAKSYDLVLNGFELGSGSARIYDKQIQERMFNLIGMDAKQQQEKFGFFLKAFDYGIPPHCGIGLGMDRLVMILSNNKTIRDVIPFPKNAKNQDVFTEAPSSIAPEQLQELFIKKDKFE; this is encoded by the coding sequence ATGAATAAATCAATTAATAATAACCAACTTAGATTAACCAACATTGGGGAAACTGTGACACTTTATGGTTGAGTCGCAAATAAAAGAAAATTCGGAGAATTGAACTTTGTGGACTTGCGGGACCGTTACGGGGTAACTCAACTAGTTTTCAAAGAGCAAATTCATTTTTCAAAAGAATCAGTCTTAGAAGTTACAGGTTTAGTCGCAGAACGTAAAGATAAAAATCCCAACTTAAACACCGGGGACATTGAAGTTATTGTTCAAGAATACAAAGTACTCTCAACCGCTAATGAATTACCTTTTTCAATTCGTGATGACATTGAAGTCAAAGAAGATTTAAGATTAAAATATCGTTTCTTAGACTTAAGAAGACCAATTATGCAAAAAGGAATTATTCTAAAGAACCAAATTTTTCAAGGGATGCGTGAATTCCTACAATCAAATGACTTTTTAGAATTAGAAACCCCTATTTTGGCTAAAGCGACCCCAGAGGGGGCACGTGACTTTTTAGTTCCAACACGTAACTATGATCAATTTTGAGCATTACCACAATCTCCACAATTATTTAAACAATTATTAATGGTATCTGGATTTGAACGTTACTACCAATTTGCTAGATGTTTCCGTGATGAAGATTCAAGAAAAGACCGTCAACCTGAATTTACACAATTAGACATCGAGGTTAGTTTCTTAAGTGTTGAAAAATTCCAAGAAATTATCGAAAAAATGTTTCAACACTTTATGCGTAAAATTGGGATTGAAATTCAAATTCCTTTTCAAAGATTAAATTTTGACGACTGTATTCGTTTATATGGTAGTGACAAACCAGATTTAAGATTTGATAAAACAATTGATGATATTGATTTCTTTTGTGCTAATAGCGACTTTAATATTATTAAAGACAAACCATCAAAAAGACTACTTCACATTGATGAAATTATTTCAAAATCAGAATTTAAGAAATTAGAAGAAATCGCTAAGAAAAACAAAGTAAAATCACTATTTTACTTTACTTATGATCAACAAATTCAATCAACTAACTTCGCAAACAAAGTTCCTGAAGCAGTTGAAGAATTATTAAAATCCAAAAATTATCAATCAGGTACCTATTTAATAGTTGCAGATAAATATGAAAACGCTTCTCAAGCATTAGGTGCTTTGCGTGTTGAATTAAATAGTTGATATAACTGAGCTCGTGACGAGTACAATTTCTCATGAATCGTAAATTGACCAATGTTTGAATATGATGAAGAAAATGATAGTTGACAAGCTGCACACCATCCATTTACTCAATTTGATAATACTTTAGAAGAATTAGAAACTTTACCACGTGAAAAAATTCGTGCAAAAAGCTATGACTTAGTTCTTAATGGTTTTGAATTAGGTTCTGGCTCAGCCAGAATTTACGACAAACAAATTCAAGAAAGAATGTTCAATCTAATTGGTATGGACGCTAAACAACAACAAGAAAAATTCGGTTTCTTCTTAAAAGCATTTGATTATGGTATTCCACCACACTGTGGGATTGGTTTAGGTATGGACCGTTTAGTGATGATTTTATCAAACAATAAAACTATTCGTGATGTTATTCCGTTTCCAAAAAACGCAAAAAATCAAGACGTCTTTACCGAAGCACCGAGCTCAATTGCACCTGAACAACTTCAAGAGTTGTTTATCAAAAAAGACAAATTCGAATAA
- a CDS encoding iron-sulfur cluster assembly scaffold protein: MNNYSYVLKNKTILNQPTTVYSDSCADTLMYEITTQDEHISKIDFNAKGCAIFLASTKILFDLIQNKSFEEALKIIELFQIFVNQQRELNDEELSQISDLWVFYNVKTHLNRVNCALVSANEIKSKLI; the protein is encoded by the coding sequence ATGAATAACTATAGTTATGTATTAAAAAATAAAACAATTTTAAATCAACCAACTACAGTTTATTCAGATTCTTGTGCGGACACATTAATGTACGAAATTACTACTCAAGACGAACACATTAGTAAAATTGATTTTAATGCAAAAGGTTGTGCAATTTTTTTAGCATCAACAAAAATCTTATTCGACTTAATTCAAAACAAGAGTTTTGAAGAAGCATTAAAAATTATTGAATTGTTTCAAATTTTTGTAAACCAACAAAGAGAATTAAATGATGAAGAATTGTCACAAATTAGTGATTTATGAGTATTTTACAATGTCAAAACTCATCTTAATCGAGTAAATTGTGCATTAGTTTCTGCAAATGAAATTAAATCAAAACTTATCTAA
- the mnmA gene encoding tRNA 2-thiouridine(34) synthase MnmA, with product MNKKRVVIGMSGGVDSSVAAYLLKEQGYEVVGLFMRNWDSMLNNDILGNESISQDVCPQELDYRDAQLVAQKLDIPLYRVDFVKEYWDNVFQNFIDEYKKGRTPNPDILCNKYIKFDAFAKYAFNELKADFIAMGHYAKVENGHLYRAKDQNKDQTYFLAQLSHEQLSKVLMPLANLEKSEIRKIALDLDLVTAKKKDSTGICFIGERNFTQFLQNYIPAQDGDIVDIVTNQKVGTHVGSFYYTIGQRKGLNLGGMSEPYYVCGRDVFKNIIYVAPASREDFLYSDKLLASSVNFNNNDYDHKNLTAKFRYRQEDIPVSIELLDNNQMIVYYPQKSQAVTPGQQVVIYDGDKCLGGGIIEEIYNDNKKINYV from the coding sequence ATGAATAAAAAAAGAGTTGTAATTGGTATGAGTGGTGGAGTCGATTCTTCTGTTGCTGCTTATTTATTAAAAGAACAAGGATACGAAGTTGTTGGTCTGTTCATGCGTAACTGGGACAGTATGCTTAATAATGATATTTTAGGTAATGAAAGTATTTCACAAGATGTTTGTCCCCAAGAATTGGATTATAGGGACGCTCAACTTGTTGCACAAAAATTAGATATTCCATTATACCGTGTGGATTTTGTCAAGGAATACTGGGACAATGTATTTCAAAATTTCATTGATGAATACAAGAAAGGTCGTACCCCTAATCCAGACATTTTGTGTAACAAGTACATCAAATTTGATGCTTTTGCAAAATATGCATTTAACGAACTTAAGGCCGACTTCATCGCGATGGGACACTATGCAAAAGTTGAAAACGGTCATTTATATCGTGCGAAAGACCAGAATAAAGATCAAACTTATTTTCTTGCTCAACTATCACACGAGCAATTAAGCAAAGTATTAATGCCACTAGCAAACTTAGAAAAAAGCGAAATTCGTAAAATTGCACTTGATTTAGATTTAGTCACAGCAAAGAAAAAAGACTCAACTGGTATCTGTTTTATTGGTGAACGTAACTTTACACAGTTCTTACAAAATTACATTCCGGCACAAGATGGGGACATTGTGGACATTGTGACCAATCAGAAAGTAGGGACACATGTGGGATCATTTTACTACACGATCGGACAACGTAAAGGGTTGAATTTAGGTGGGATGAGTGAACCATATTATGTGTGTGGACGTGACGTTTTTAAAAATATAATTTATGTCGCACCTGCTTCTCGTGAAGATTTTTTATATAGCGACAAGTTACTAGCATCAAGCGTTAATTTTAATAACAATGACTACGATCATAAGAATTTAACTGCAAAATTTAGATATCGTCAAGAAGATATTCCAGTATCTATTGAATTATTAGATAATAACCAAATGATTGTTTATTATCCACAAAAAAGTCAAGCAGTCACACCTGGACAACAAGTTGTAATATATGATGGTGATAAATGTTTAGGTGGTGGAATCATCGAAGAAATTTACAACGATAATAAAAAAATTAATTATGTATAA
- a CDS encoding Y-family DNA polymerase — protein sequence MKLNQNLSNKFIFHVDFDSYFVSVERKLNPKLKNKPVGIAANSIKGAVTSVSYELKNKGIKITDKVYHVRQIVPDVVIVEPHFKEYRNLSSQIFNFVAQNYCKKIEVASIDEFYLDVSEIVSDTQGAIQLAKKIQQHILKKFDIPCTIGISHTKFLAKMTTNCFKPFGLEYTSFDQILTKFGNLDLNKVHGIGNKTAQKLNEHGYYKYSDLYQKNISFEKINNILGAHGNKLLDDINGYGRAVVDNSLHEFKSIGHEVTMDPEFFYSWEGTTQILKDLCDKVSLRLKNRNLAGDVVVVLVRSFEKKWQIKQHKIDHFIYEANDIYKHALPILSELYFDDNFLGVGVRVTNLQNINIINKQLNLFDNFQKDRNKISDILASVAQQVGIGNVTRLSELKSKNKQKNVQNFFLEDDFFEE from the coding sequence ATGAAATTAAATCAAAACTTATCTAATAAATTTATTTTTCATGTTGATTTTGATTCGTACTTTGTTAGTGTTGAACGTAAATTAAATCCTAAATTAAAAAACAAACCTGTTGGTATTGCTGCTAATTCAATTAAAGGTGCCGTCACTTCAGTAAGTTACGAACTAAAAAACAAAGGTATTAAGATAACAGATAAAGTCTACCACGTGCGTCAAATTGTCCCAGATGTGGTTATTGTAGAACCACATTTTAAAGAGTACAGAAATTTATCGAGTCAAATTTTTAATTTTGTTGCTCAAAATTATTGTAAAAAAATCGAAGTAGCTTCAATTGATGAATTTTACTTGGACGTAAGTGAAATTGTAAGCGATACCCAGGGGGCGATTCAGTTAGCAAAAAAAATTCAGCAACATATATTAAAGAAATTTGATATTCCTTGTACCATTGGGATTTCACATACTAAATTTCTTGCTAAAATGACCACCAACTGCTTTAAACCTTTTGGTTTAGAATACACCAGTTTTGATCAAATCTTAACTAAATTTGGCAATTTAGACCTTAATAAGGTACACGGAATTGGTAACAAAACCGCTCAAAAATTGAACGAACATGGTTATTACAAATATTCAGATTTGTACCAAAAAAACATTAGTTTTGAAAAAATCAATAATATTTTAGGAGCACATGGAAACAAATTGCTTGACGATATTAATGGTTATGGACGTGCGGTTGTGGATAATTCACTGCATGAATTTAAAAGCATTGGACATGAAGTAACAATGGATCCAGAATTTTTTTATTCCTGAGAGGGGACAACTCAAATTTTAAAAGATTTGTGTGACAAAGTTTCTTTGCGTCTAAAAAATCGTAACTTGGCTGGGGACGTTGTTGTTGTATTGGTGCGTTCTTTTGAGAAAAAGTGACAAATTAAACAACATAAAATTGATCATTTTATTTATGAAGCGAATGATATTTATAAACATGCTTTACCAATCTTAAGTGAACTTTATTTTGATGATAATTTTTTAGGTGTCGGTGTGCGAGTCACAAATTTACAGAACATCAACATTATTAATAAACAATTAAATCTTTTTGATAATTTTCAAAAAGATAGGAATAAAATTAGTGATATATTAGCATCAGTCGCTCAACAAGTCGGAATCGGAAATGTGACTCGATTATCTGAATTAAAGAGCAAAAATAAACAAAAAAACGTTCAAAATTTCTTTTTAGAAGATGATTTTTTTGAAGAATAA
- a CDS encoding transcription antitermination protein NusB, which yields MSNAPKLKNRRKLRKELVQVVYSFMLFNEKVNHLRAFEEFDFLDREQIEFLKYLENNQQFFQNLIIKFCDQNWPWDRIDPVVRAILLVACVEFFRISQPKIVINEAIEMVKSFFIPESLEVNKYAKFVNAVLQNIYKLLVIYESKELAKQQK from the coding sequence ATGTCTAACGCACCAAAATTGAAAAATAGAAGAAAACTAAGAAAAGAGCTTGTTCAAGTTGTTTATAGTTTTATGTTGTTTAATGAAAAAGTTAACCACTTAAGAGCTTTTGAAGAATTTGATTTTTTAGATCGTGAACAAATTGAATTTTTAAAATATCTCGAAAATAACCAACAATTTTTCCAAAATTTAATTATTAAATTTTGTGACCAAAATTGACCATGAGATAGAATTGATCCAGTTGTTCGTGCAATTTTATTGGTTGCTTGTGTTGAGTTTTTCAGAATTTCACAACCAAAAATAGTAATTAATGAAGCAATCGAAATGGTTAAAAGTTTCTTTATCCCAGAATCATTGGAAGTGAATAAATATGCTAAATTTGTAAATGCTGTTTTACAAAACATCTATAAATTATTGGTAATTTATGAATCAAAAGAACTTGCTAAACAACAAAAATAA
- a CDS encoding nicotinate-nucleotide adenylyltransferase, with the protein MKIGIFGGSFDPIHKGHIRVAQQAIKELNLDKLFFVPANKSPFKLKNKYASNEDRVEMIKLVLPDKCEISNFEINRGGTSFSIDTARYFKNKFPNDEIFMLIGTDNLPKLPKWKDIEELSQIVKLTFIRRNKNVNKVNIKRFNGILLNNKLEDFSSTEFKKGYLDSVDEKVMEYIGTKQLYAFEIIHQILSAKRAKHCVKAAEFAASLAKAHNISAKDAYYAGLFHDLAKEWSEEESRNFIETCGWNQSEFKKHELHQTCGYLWLKNVYKYPDASVLHAILIHTTLNFKGDASLSELDKILYISDKICDGRKFPGIQKIRELAHENLDLGFKAVVKRVYDFETKEKGTIFSKEQEKVYLDILE; encoded by the coding sequence ATGAAAATAGGAATCTTTGGTGGTTCATTTGATCCAATCCACAAGGGACACATTAGAGTAGCACAACAAGCTATTAAAGAATTAAATTTAGATAAATTATTCTTTGTCCCTGCAAATAAGTCACCTTTTAAATTGAAAAACAAATATGCAAGCAACGAAGATCGTGTTGAAATGATTAAATTGGTTTTACCAGATAAGTGTGAAATTTCTAATTTTGAAATTAATCGCGGAGGTACCAGTTTTTCAATTGATACTGCTCGTTATTTTAAAAATAAATTTCCAAATGATGAAATTTTCATGTTAATTGGAACGGATAATTTACCTAAATTACCAAAATGAAAAGACATTGAGGAACTTTCACAAATTGTTAAATTAACATTTATTCGTAGAAATAAAAATGTCAATAAAGTAAATATTAAGCGATTTAACGGTATTTTATTAAATAATAAGTTAGAAGATTTTTCATCAACAGAATTTAAAAAAGGTTATTTAGATTCTGTTGATGAAAAAGTTATGGAATATATCGGAACCAAACAGTTATATGCTTTTGAAATTATTCATCAGATTTTAAGTGCTAAACGAGCCAAACATTGTGTTAAAGCGGCTGAATTTGCTGCTTCTCTTGCAAAAGCACACAATATTTCAGCAAAAGATGCATATTATGCTGGTTTATTTCATGATTTAGCTAAAGAATGAAGCGAAGAAGAATCACGAAACTTTATTGAAACATGTGGTTGAAATCAATCTGAATTTAAAAAACATGAATTACATCAGACATGTGGTTATTTATGATTAAAAAATGTTTATAAATATCCAGATGCATCTGTATTACACGCTATTTTGATTCATACAACACTAAATTTTAAAGGTGATGCTAGCTTGAGTGAGCTGGACAAGATACTTTATATCTCTGATAAAATTTGTGATGGTAGAAAGTTCCCTGGTATTCAAAAAATTCGCGAATTAGCACACGAGAATTTAGATTTAGGATTTAAAGCAGTTGTAAAAAGGGTTTATGATTTTGAAACTAAAGAAAAAGGAACAATCTTTAGTAAAGAACAAGAAAAAGTATATTTAGATATATTGGAGTAA
- a CDS encoding aminotransferase class V-fold PLP-dependent enzyme — translation MDNSKIRSQFPILKNITYFDSAALVLKPQCAIDSSNEFYTNFSISSRTQDTPLGNFINQKVHETRQKTADLIDAQNDEIIFTSGTTQSLNTLAQMLGPIVNTDDVILLSSYNHSSNMIPWIELAKAKKAKIIFSENIEKDINPKVKIVALAQETNNFNVNFDIKKIYQKCLENDALLINDAAQSIAHEKSSLKYAHALVFSTNKLYGPTGLGVLAIKKQLLAQIKPVEYGGGTLSAIDQNANWTPKKGIQIYEPGTQNLAGIFMFNSSLDFLNTVGYEQTQEILKELSLYLHQELKKIENVEIYTAPGDSITLINVKNVNAQDVATYLGTKNIYTIAGIFCAPYLRNIQSQHSFLRISLGIYNTFEDIDKLIKELKEGGDFYAF, via the coding sequence ATGGATAATTCTAAAATTCGAAGTCAATTTCCAATACTTAAAAACATAACTTATTTTGATTCGGCAGCTTTAGTTCTTAAACCCCAATGTGCAATTGATAGTTCAAATGAGTTTTATACAAATTTTTCAATTTCTTCACGTACACAAGACACTCCACTTGGTAACTTTATCAATCAAAAAGTACACGAAACCAGACAAAAAACAGCAGATTTAATTGATGCTCAAAATGACGAAATAATTTTTACTAGCGGGACCACTCAATCTTTAAACACTTTAGCTCAAATGTTAGGGCCAATTGTGAATACAGATGATGTGATTTTGTTAAGTTCGTACAATCACAGTTCAAACATGATTCCTTGAATTGAACTTGCAAAAGCTAAGAAAGCGAAAATCATTTTTTCTGAAAATATTGAAAAAGACATCAATCCAAAGGTTAAAATCGTTGCACTTGCACAAGAGACTAACAATTTTAATGTTAATTTTGATATCAAGAAAATTTATCAAAAATGTTTAGAAAATGATGCTTTACTCATAAATGATGCAGCTCAATCCATTGCACATGAAAAATCATCCTTAAAATATGCACATGCTTTGGTATTTAGTACCAATAAATTATATGGACCAACCGGTTTAGGAGTTTTAGCAATTAAAAAACAATTACTTGCACAAATTAAACCTGTCGAGTACGGTGGTGGGACACTTAGTGCAATTGATCAAAATGCTAATTGGACACCTAAAAAAGGGATTCAAATTTATGAACCCGGTACACAAAACTTAGCTGGAATATTTATGTTTAATTCATCATTGGATTTCTTAAATACTGTAGGTTACGAACAAACGCAAGAAATATTAAAAGAATTAAGTTTATATTTGCATCAAGAATTAAAGAAAATAGAGAATGTTGAAATTTACACTGCCCCCGGGGACAGCATCACTTTAATTAATGTCAAAAACGTTAACGCTCAAGATGTCGCAACATATTTAGGGACTAAAAATATTTATACAATTGCCGGTATTTTTTGTGCTCCATACTTACGCAATATTCAATCACAACATTCTTTTTTAAGAATTTCACTTGGAATTTATAATACTTTCGAAGATATTGATAAATTAATAAAAGAACTTAAGGAAGGTGGTGATTTTTATGCATTTTAA